The following are from one region of the Moritella sp. 24 genome:
- a CDS encoding CHAD domain-containing protein produces the protein MSMIKPWKLISLLFILQLLAGCESKLEQTQVTITQGITKTQGDIDRLGQAIERGSVRNARLLAEYAAVLKQQKPELTRIANLIAEDATRQGPLYQNLTMRLGDVQSETVTLENANALLDEITRIQEAAKLSLFNDALTDPINVLADMSDGQLARVGAISQMAEKSGGDGTDYGAGSQMVGNPNYGGWQSGSGGTSFWQWYGMYRMFGDLTNRVEYSNWSRNRRYSYYSDYGRSRYTSPKQSVQQAAVETRTRKSFQRKGQSFSSPYAKKRTGSAGLSRSSYTPTKTVSSYAKPKKSFTSSNKPASNKATSNTGSFRNSGSRTSRGVSRGK, from the coding sequence ATGTCAATGATTAAACCATGGAAGTTAATAAGTCTGTTATTTATTTTACAGCTGTTAGCTGGCTGTGAATCAAAATTAGAGCAAACTCAAGTTACAATAACGCAAGGGATCACTAAAACACAGGGTGATATCGATAGGCTAGGCCAAGCCATTGAACGAGGTAGTGTACGTAATGCACGGTTACTGGCCGAGTATGCCGCTGTTTTAAAACAGCAAAAACCAGAATTAACACGTATCGCGAACCTGATTGCTGAAGATGCAACCCGACAGGGACCATTATATCAAAACCTGACGATGCGTTTGGGTGATGTTCAATCTGAAACGGTAACATTAGAGAATGCAAATGCGTTACTTGATGAAATAACTCGTATCCAAGAAGCCGCTAAGCTTAGCTTGTTTAATGATGCGTTAACCGATCCGATCAATGTATTAGCTGATATGTCTGATGGTCAACTGGCGCGTGTCGGTGCGATTAGCCAAATGGCAGAAAAAAGCGGTGGTGATGGTACAGACTATGGCGCTGGTAGCCAAATGGTTGGTAATCCAAACTATGGTGGCTGGCAATCGGGTAGTGGTGGCACCAGCTTTTGGCAATGGTACGGCATGTACCGTATGTTTGGTGATTTAACGAATCGTGTTGAGTATTCAAACTGGAGTCGTAACCGTCGTTATAGCTATTATAGCGATTATGGACGTTCGCGTTATACCAGCCCTAAACAAAGTGTTCAGCAAGCTGCTGTTGAAACGCGAACGCGTAAATCGTTCCAACGTAAAGGCCAATCGTTTAGCTCGCCTTATGCGAAGAAACGTACTGGGTCTGCGGGTTTAAGCCGATCTAGTTACACCCCGACTAAAACGGTGAGTAGTTATGCGAAACCGAAAAAGTCGTTCACGAGTAGCAATAAACCAGCGAGTAACAAGGCCACAAGCAATACGGGGTCATTCCGTAATAGTGGCAGTCGTACATCACGTGGTGTCAGTCGCGGTAAATAA
- a CDS encoding ATP-binding protein, giving the protein MNIFAYQKDTEHFYTNTMQVYRELESQRNSVSMSADDFYQRAEIDLYNYNIEKITLLKSLSPCQKCEYIKTMNKVDIYMQESNEYLAVYRLSNAIAAITISEDLYDANVEKGVGDDIILLGTFAFMLFLIALNLYRPIRKLQLQINHLVAINHTFGNGDLTARVDIKTTPLLHDLSTSFNAMAKAITERVDEGAIFAQALPHEVRTPLSRIQLAVGLLKQDLKQKKHTDLLDSIDDYVDDMVELSEQITTFSRVSSKHSCCNEDEQSIELAHFIHSRIMLYDTHSNINISFHAEDESTIQSSPMCLRLAFDNLLKNMLNHASSHVEVNVIQLAKTIKITVEDDGPGIPPENYHQIFIPFARLDKSRSRKTGGLGLGLPIAKSASKRLGGRIIVSKSKLGGAKFTLIIPTQAKKQGLI; this is encoded by the coding sequence ATGAATATATTTGCCTATCAAAAAGATACTGAGCATTTTTATACCAACACGATGCAAGTTTATCGAGAGCTAGAGTCTCAGCGTAATAGTGTGTCAATGAGTGCTGATGATTTTTATCAGCGCGCTGAAATAGATTTATATAACTACAATATTGAAAAAATAACGTTATTAAAAAGCCTATCTCCTTGCCAGAAATGTGAATATATAAAGACGATGAATAAAGTCGATATTTACATGCAAGAGAGTAACGAATACTTAGCGGTATACCGACTCAGTAACGCAATTGCAGCGATCACGATCAGTGAAGATCTTTATGATGCAAATGTCGAAAAAGGTGTGGGTGATGATATCATCTTACTTGGTACCTTTGCTTTCATGTTATTTCTTATCGCGTTAAACCTCTATCGACCGATTCGTAAGTTACAATTACAGATAAATCATTTAGTTGCCATCAATCATACCTTCGGTAATGGCGATTTAACTGCGCGCGTTGATATTAAGACAACCCCTTTACTTCATGATTTATCAACGAGCTTTAATGCGATGGCAAAAGCGATTACCGAACGTGTTGATGAAGGTGCTATATTCGCGCAAGCCTTACCCCATGAGGTAAGAACACCGCTTAGCCGAATACAACTCGCAGTGGGTCTATTAAAGCAGGATCTAAAACAAAAGAAACACACCGATTTACTTGATAGTATTGATGATTATGTAGATGACATGGTTGAGTTATCGGAACAAATAACCACATTTTCACGCGTAAGTTCTAAACACTCTTGTTGTAATGAAGACGAGCAATCAATTGAATTAGCTCACTTCATTCATTCAAGAATAATGCTCTATGATACGCACAGTAATATCAATATAAGCTTCCACGCTGAAGACGAATCCACGATTCAAAGCAGCCCAATGTGTTTACGTTTAGCCTTTGATAACTTACTAAAAAATATGTTAAATCACGCTAGTTCTCACGTTGAAGTCAACGTCATTCAACTTGCTAAAACCATTAAAATCACCGTGGAAGATGACGGTCCCGGTATACCGCCAGAAAACTATCACCAGATTTTCATTCCTTTTGCGCGTTTAGATAAAAGCCGCAGCCGTAAAACCGGTGGTTTAGGCCTCGGCTTACCCATTGCCAAAAGCGCATCAAAACGCTTAGGCGGGCGAATTATCGTATCAAAAAGCAAACTAGGAGGGGCTAAGTTCACACTCATCATTCCCACCCAGGCGAAAAAACAAGGACTCATATAG
- a CDS encoding fatty acid cis/trans isomerase, giving the protein MSRSVFFILFMLLSGCAGVLVVNYDVMYGAEEVQDRIVPPLSSQASTYLNDVQPLLNQRCVVCHGCYDAPCQLKLTSPEGIDRGLSKALVHSGSRLRSVLPTRLYDDATSIQAWREKGFTSVLNERKQVEEANLMASVLYRSLVLKQRDALSGQAVSGKVLPDSYDFSLNREQQCSTINEFDEYELKHPTGGMPYGLPALNNDEFSLLSSWLTKGAKMSPLPALSEDILAQITYWETWLNQPSLKNQLVSRYIYEHLFLSHMYFSELDAAYSTQLDMDYFKLVRSKTPPGQPIDIIATRRPYDDPKVDRVYYRLQRERETILAKTHLPYALNTARMSTFEEIFYQPNYNVTHFPSYKAEVASNPFITFEAIPPQSRYKFMLQEAQNTIMGFIKGPVCRGQIAVNVIDDHFWVFFVAREAQAGLNSDNFLSQQKAHLRLPAESESDAGLVVNWFQYSQAQNNYLDAKQQKVNELFEQDSLLDLHLIWDGRNLTKANQDKKGNDNAALTIFRHFDSATVVKGLVGQQPKTAWLIDYPLLERIHYLLVAGFDVYGNVGHQLNTRLYMDFLRMEAEFNFLNLLPKESRQKEHDYWYRDEGINLKEYLEDNDHFVAKDTDINYKTKDHKTELFGLLEQRLAKVLPSQYALLQPGTPSKETALMRVLTALEGAPINQLPEISVLLVNDGSKKRVYTLLKNVAHSNMSSLLDEESNLLPAEDTLTVVSGIIGDYPSVYLTVEADKLPTFVAHLAAMRTADDYAAWLDNYGVRRSDPRFWQHSDMIQALNQQLQPINAGLLDYNRLQNR; this is encoded by the coding sequence ATGTCTCGTTCTGTCTTTTTTATTTTGTTTATGCTGCTGTCAGGTTGCGCGGGCGTGCTCGTTGTAAACTATGATGTGATGTATGGTGCTGAAGAGGTTCAGGACCGAATTGTTCCTCCTTTAAGTTCACAAGCGTCAACTTACCTTAATGATGTACAACCCTTGTTAAATCAGCGCTGTGTTGTTTGTCACGGTTGTTATGATGCGCCTTGTCAGCTAAAACTCACCTCTCCAGAGGGAATTGACCGTGGATTAAGTAAAGCATTGGTTCACAGTGGTTCTCGATTACGATCTGTACTTCCTACGCGGTTATATGATGACGCAACGTCAATACAAGCGTGGCGTGAAAAAGGTTTTACATCTGTTTTAAATGAGCGAAAACAAGTTGAAGAAGCAAACCTAATGGCAAGTGTACTGTATCGCTCATTGGTGCTAAAACAGCGAGATGCGTTAAGCGGTCAAGCTGTCTCGGGTAAGGTATTGCCTGACAGTTATGATTTTTCACTTAACCGAGAACAGCAATGCAGTACGATTAACGAATTTGATGAATATGAATTAAAACACCCAACAGGCGGGATGCCTTATGGTTTACCGGCATTAAACAATGATGAGTTTTCATTATTATCGTCATGGTTAACGAAGGGCGCAAAGATGTCGCCATTACCTGCGTTATCTGAAGATATTCTTGCTCAAATCACGTATTGGGAAACGTGGTTAAATCAACCATCACTCAAGAACCAGCTAGTCTCTCGTTATATCTATGAACATTTGTTTTTATCCCATATGTATTTTAGTGAGTTAGATGCAGCGTATTCTACTCAGTTAGATATGGACTACTTTAAGCTTGTCCGTTCTAAAACGCCTCCCGGTCAGCCCATTGATATTATTGCCACTCGTCGACCTTATGACGACCCTAAGGTTGACCGTGTGTATTACCGTTTACAGCGTGAACGTGAAACTATTTTAGCTAAAACGCATTTACCTTATGCGCTTAATACCGCTCGTATGTCGACATTTGAAGAGATATTTTATCAGCCTAACTATAACGTAACTCATTTCCCAAGCTACAAAGCGGAGGTCGCCTCAAATCCTTTCATCACGTTTGAAGCGATTCCACCACAGTCTCGTTATAAGTTCATGCTACAAGAGGCTCAAAATACCATTATGGGCTTTATTAAAGGGCCTGTGTGTCGTGGTCAGATAGCGGTGAATGTGATTGACGATCATTTTTGGGTATTTTTTGTCGCACGCGAGGCACAAGCTGGACTTAATAGTGACAACTTCTTGTCTCAGCAAAAGGCACATTTACGCCTACCAGCAGAGTCTGAAAGTGACGCTGGTTTAGTGGTTAACTGGTTCCAATATTCGCAAGCACAAAATAACTATTTAGATGCCAAACAGCAGAAGGTGAATGAATTATTTGAACAGGATTCATTGCTTGATTTACATTTGATTTGGGATGGCCGAAATCTAACAAAAGCTAACCAAGATAAAAAGGGCAATGATAATGCGGCTCTGACTATTTTCCGTCATTTTGATAGTGCGACGGTCGTTAAAGGGTTAGTCGGTCAGCAGCCTAAAACAGCGTGGTTAATTGACTATCCACTACTTGAACGCATTCACTATTTGTTAGTCGCTGGTTTTGATGTATATGGTAATGTCGGTCATCAGCTGAATACGCGTTTATATATGGACTTTTTACGTATGGAAGCGGAGTTTAACTTTTTAAATCTGCTGCCTAAAGAAAGCCGTCAAAAAGAACATGATTACTGGTACCGTGATGAAGGCATTAACCTAAAAGAATACTTAGAAGATAATGATCATTTTGTGGCGAAAGATACGGATATTAATTACAAAACAAAAGATCATAAAACGGAACTATTTGGCCTATTAGAGCAGCGCTTGGCTAAAGTATTACCGAGTCAATATGCGTTGCTTCAACCGGGCACGCCAAGTAAAGAAACCGCATTGATGCGGGTATTAACCGCGCTTGAGGGGGCTCCAATTAACCAATTGCCAGAGATCTCGGTATTACTCGTTAATGATGGCAGTAAAAAGCGTGTTTATACATTATTGAAAAATGTTGCCCACAGTAATATGTCGAGTTTACTGGATGAGGAGTCAAACTTATTACCAGCTGAAGATACGCTAACTGTGGTGAGTGGCATTATTGGTGATTACCCAAGTGTGTATTTAACGGTTGAAGCTGACAAGTTACCGACATTTGTGGCACATTTAGCGGCGATGAGAACGGCTGATGATTATGCTGCTTGGTTAGACAATTATGGCGTAAGGCGTTCAGATCCTCGATTCTGGCAACACAGCGATATGATTCAAGCGCTAAACCAACAATTACAGCCTATTAATGCGGGCTTGTTAGATTATAATCGCTTACAAAATAGATAA
- a CDS encoding DUF350 domain-containing protein: MYEFDGLTMWTTQALIIDFIIIIALFVSLKMIKGWVSNLHANDEIAKRDNFAFGISFAAGLAGLAIVLTGVTSGDFADSLFEEATQMTGYGLLAIALIKAGHFFQDKVTLQKVSLHDEIVKGNVTAAFVDFGHVVTVAIVVRSALIWVLTEGWHGLPVVIAAFVVANVIMLLVSKYRVRLFKRTGDCLQQLILDDNLAVGIRYAGFLVGSGLAITAATGLAPYAADNIGLSLMYWAFFAVISVIIFSILQLITIKVILSGVDIADEVIRQKNIGVAVISATVSFSVGLTMATLLGS, translated from the coding sequence ATGTACGAGTTTGATGGATTGACTATGTGGACGACACAAGCACTGATTATTGATTTTATTATCATTATTGCTTTATTCGTTAGTTTAAAAATGATTAAAGGCTGGGTATCAAACCTGCATGCCAATGATGAGATTGCAAAACGCGATAACTTTGCTTTTGGTATCAGCTTTGCCGCAGGCTTAGCAGGACTTGCTATCGTATTAACGGGTGTGACAAGTGGCGATTTTGCTGATTCATTATTTGAAGAAGCAACACAGATGACTGGTTATGGTTTATTAGCTATCGCCTTAATTAAAGCTGGTCATTTTTTCCAAGATAAAGTGACATTACAAAAAGTCAGTCTGCATGATGAAATTGTGAAAGGCAATGTGACAGCTGCCTTTGTTGATTTTGGTCATGTTGTGACTGTTGCTATCGTTGTACGTTCTGCGTTGATTTGGGTATTAACGGAAGGCTGGCATGGATTACCTGTTGTGATAGCGGCATTTGTTGTGGCAAACGTCATTATGTTATTGGTCAGTAAATACCGCGTGCGCTTATTTAAACGTACAGGCGATTGTCTACAACAGCTTATCTTAGATGATAACCTTGCTGTTGGTATTCGCTATGCTGGTTTCCTTGTTGGTTCAGGTCTGGCTATCACTGCTGCGACGGGTCTTGCTCCGTATGCTGCCGATAACATTGGTTTAAGTCTGATGTATTGGGCATTCTTTGCTGTTATCAGTGTGATTATCTTTTCGATTCTACAATTAATCACCATCAAAGTGATTCTCTCTGGTGTGGATATTGCGGATGAGGTTATTCGTCAAAAGAACATTGGTGTTGCTGTTATTTCTGCAACCGTGTCGTTTTCAGTCGGCTTAACAATGGCAACATTACTTGGTAGCTAA
- a CDS encoding response regulator transcription factor, with the protein MPKTRILIVEDDHEIARLTAMYLNSEGYETKVINDGAIALSTIKQYQPNLLILDLMLPGLSGMEICAQARNFFKEPILVLTACDDELSEVSLLKLGADDYLTKPVRPHIMAARITALLRRTTRHQKSRYNTIELKRLKIDPRRQRVEFRGKALELTDSEYDLLLLLTKNVGQIISREECCQQLRGIDHDFSDRSIDMRISGLRKKLNIDCSTQQIIKTVRNKGYMLINE; encoded by the coding sequence ATGCCTAAAACTAGAATATTAATTGTCGAAGATGACCACGAAATTGCCCGATTAACTGCAATGTATTTAAACAGTGAAGGCTATGAAACGAAAGTTATCAATGATGGTGCGATAGCATTAAGTACCATCAAGCAATACCAACCTAACCTGCTCATTTTAGATTTAATGCTGCCAGGATTATCTGGCATGGAGATTTGTGCGCAAGCGAGAAATTTTTTCAAAGAACCTATTCTCGTATTAACAGCTTGTGATGATGAACTAAGCGAAGTGAGCTTGCTCAAGTTGGGCGCTGATGATTACCTGACAAAACCTGTGCGCCCACATATTATGGCAGCACGCATTACAGCATTATTACGTCGCACAACAAGACACCAAAAAAGTAGATATAACACAATAGAACTCAAACGCCTTAAAATAGACCCAAGAAGACAGCGTGTTGAATTTAGAGGAAAGGCCTTAGAGCTCACCGACTCTGAATATGATCTATTATTATTATTAACCAAAAATGTTGGGCAAATCATTTCTCGAGAAGAATGCTGTCAGCAGCTACGTGGTATCGACCATGATTTTTCGGATCGTTCTATTGATATGCGAATTTCAGGCTTGCGTAAAAAGCTCAATATTGATTGTTCTACCCAACAAATAATCAAAACAGTGCGTAATAAAGGCTATATGCTAATCAATGAATAA
- a CDS encoding PolC-type DNA polymerase III, with amino-acid sequence MIANADTLIILDFETTGLSPDMGDRAIEIGAVKIENGEITGRFQELMHPGRRVSGFIANYTGITNSMLEDAAPCEEVMHRFADFIQGYNLVAHNASFDKRFLDAELTRIDRHYDGEFSCSLLVARRILQDAPSHKLGELIKYTNIPSEGGFHRALFDSEMTTKLWLVMLDEIKSRCNLAIVPFTLVQKIAKTPKKSVDKVLSRYTN; translated from the coding sequence ATGATAGCGAATGCTGATACCCTTATTATACTGGATTTCGAGACAACAGGACTATCACCTGACATGGGTGATCGTGCAATTGAGATCGGTGCAGTAAAAATCGAAAATGGTGAGATCACAGGACGTTTTCAAGAGTTGATGCACCCGGGTAGACGAGTGAGTGGTTTTATTGCCAATTATACGGGCATTACCAATAGCATGTTAGAAGATGCTGCACCTTGCGAAGAAGTAATGCACCGTTTTGCTGACTTTATTCAAGGTTATAATTTGGTCGCGCATAATGCGTCATTTGATAAACGTTTTTTAGATGCTGAACTGACGCGTATTGATCGACACTATGACGGTGAATTCAGTTGTTCATTGCTGGTGGCAAGGCGCATACTTCAAGATGCGCCCAGCCACAAATTAGGTGAACTGATTAAGTACACCAATATACCTTCAGAGGGTGGGTTTCACCGGGCTTTATTTGATTCTGAAATGACGACTAAGCTTTGGTTAGTCATGTTAGATGAAATAAAGTCTCGTTGTAACTTAGCGATTGTCCCGTTTACCTTGGTGCAAAAGATCGCTAAAACACCAAAAAAATCAGTGGATAAAGTGTTAAGCCGTTATACCAATTAA